A single Anopheles maculipalpis chromosome 3RL, idAnoMacuDA_375_x, whole genome shotgun sequence DNA region contains:
- the LOC126564591 gene encoding aromatic-L-amino-acid decarboxylase isoform X2: MPVPCEKRTEMQAPEFKDFAKEMVDYISNYLENIRDRRVLPTVQPGYLRPLIPDEAPQQPEKWEDVMADVERVIMPGVTHWHSPKFHAYFPTANSYPAIVADMLSGAIACIGFTWIASPACTELEVVMLDWLGKMLDLPQEFLACSGGQGGGVIQGTASEATLVALLGAKAKTMKRVKEEHPDWDDHTIVSKLVGYTSNQSHSSVERAGLLGGVKLRGLKADENLKLRGETLEKAIKEDLEAGLIPFYVVATLGTTNTCAFDRLDEIGPVANQYNVWVHVDAAYAGSAFICPEYRYLMKGIETADSFNFNPHKWMLVNFDCSAMWLKEPYWIVNAFNVDPLYLKHDMQGSAPDYRHWQIPLGRRFRALKLWFVLRLYGVDNLQAHIRRHCGFAKQFEALCVADDRFEIFGEVQMGLVCFKLKGSNELNEALLKRINGRGNIHLVPSKVNDVYFLRMAVCSRFTEPSDIDYSWKEVSAAADELLAEQKK; this comes from the exons ATGCCTGTTCCGTGCGAAAAACGA ACCGAAATGCAGGCGCCAGAGTTCAAGGACTTTGCGAAGGAGATGGTCGATTACATCTCCAACTATCTCGAGAACATCCGTGACAG aCGTGTTCTACCGACCGTTCAGCCAGGCTATCTACGTCCGCTTATCCCTGATGAAGCACCCCAGCAACCAGAAAAGTGGGAAGATGTGATGGCCGACGTTGAGCGGGTGATTATGCCCGGCGTCACGCACTGGCACAGTCCCAAATTCCATGCGTACTTCCCTACGGCCAACTCTTATCCAGCTATCGTGGCTGATATGCTGAGCGGTGCCATCGCTTGTATTGGATTTACCTGG ATTGCTAGTCCCGCTTGTACTGAGCTGGAGGTGGTAATGCTGGATTGGTTGGGCAAAATGTTGGACCTTCCGCAAGAGTTCCTTGCCTGCTCCGGTGGTCAAGGTGGTGGTGTTATTCAAGGCACGGCCAGCGAGGCTACTCTCGTGGCTCTCCTCGGTGCTAAAGCAAAGACGATGAAGCGCGTCAAGGAGGAACATCCCGATTGGGATGATCATACCATCGTGTCAAAGTTGGTTGGATATACATCCA ACCAATCTCACTCCTCGGTGGAACGTGCCGGTTTGCTCGGTGGCGTGAAGCTGCGCGGACTGAAAGCGGACGAAAACCTAAAGCTGCGCGGTGAAACGCTCGAGAAAGCCATCAAGGAAGATCTGGAAGCGGGACTGATTCCGTTCTACGTAGTGGCCACACTCGGCACAACCAATACCTGCGCCTTCGACCGTCTAGACGAGATCGGTCCGGTGGCCAATCAGTACAACGTCTGGGTGCACGTTGATGCGGCATACGCCGGATCAGCTTTCATCTGTCCGGAGTATCGCTACCTAATGAAGGGCATCGAGACTGCCGATTCGTTCAACTTCAACCCGCACAAATGGATGTTGGTGAACTTTGACTGTAGTGCCATGTGGCTGAAGGAACCGTACTGGATTGTGAACGCGTTCAACGTGGATCCGCTCTATCTGAAGCACGACATGCAGGGTTCTGCGCCCGACTATCGCCATTGGCAAATCCCGCTCGGACGTCGGTTCCGTGCGCTCAAGCTGTGGTTCGTGCTGCGACTGTACGGTGTGGACAATCTGCAGGCCCACATCCGGCGTCACTGCGGGTTCGCGAAACAGTTCGAAGCGCTGTGCGTTGCGGACGATCGGTTCGAGATCTTCGGCGAGGTTCAGATGGGTCTCGTGTGCTTCAAGCTGAAGGGCTCAAACGAGCTGAACGAGGCACTTCTGAAGCGCATCAACGGCCGCGGTAACATTCATCTGGTCCCCTCCAAGGTTAACGATGTGTACTTCCTGCGAATGGCGGTGTGCTCGCGCTTCACCGAACCATCCGACATCGACTACTCGTGGAAGGAGGTGTCGGCGGCCGCTGACGAGCTGCTGGCCGAACAGAAGAAGTAA
- the LOC126564065 gene encoding pre-mRNA-splicing factor ATP-dependent RNA helicase DHX16 → MSKSSKHRKASTSDDSSEEDAERRRDLKERDEFAKRLKQRDEGQTRNVASSSGNRGYADAAKRLKLETEDREKLLPQLRVQSRRQYLEKRKEDKVAELEADIRDDEYLFPDAEITERERRDREYKKNLLQIAKEHEKARELERVQRYRMPKDVKKGETEEYVEVDERERMPHSEQKKWEAEQLASAVYKFGSKDAKERAAQQEEYELLLDEQIDFIQALQMGGTKEKDGKAEISEAEKKKMTIEETQKSLPIYPFKEDLIAAINEHQILIIEGETGSGKTTQIPQYLYEAGFTNDGKKIGCTQPRRVAAMSVAARVAEEMSVKLGNEVGYSIRFEDCTTERTVIKYMTDGTLHREFLSEPDLATYRVMIIDEAHERTLHTDILFGLVKDIARFRKDLKLLISSATLDAEKFSDFFDKAPIFRIPGRRYPVDIFYTKAPEADYIDACVVSVLQIHATQPLGDILVFLTGQEEIEACQEMLQDRVKRLGSKLKELIILPIYANLPSDMQAKIFEPTPPNARKVILATNIAETSLTIDNIIYVIDPGFAKQNNFNSRTGMETLLVVPISKASANQRAGRAGRVAPGKCFRLYTAWAYNNELEDNTVPEIQRINLGNAVLMLKTLGIHDLLHFDFLDPPPHQTLILALEQLYALGALNHHGELTKLGRRMAEFPVDPMMGKMLLASEKYKCSEEIVTIAAMLSVNGAIFYRPKDKIIHADTARKNFNHQHGDHLSLMQVYNQWVESDYSTQWCYENFIQYRSMKRARDVREQLVGLMQRVEIEMVSSVSETTNIRKAITAGYFYHVARLSKGGNYKTVKHNQDVMIHPNSALFEDLPRWLLYHELVFTTKEFMRSVIEIESKWLLEVAPHYYKPKELEDSTNKKMPKTVGRAMPTEK, encoded by the exons ATGAGTAAATCCTCCAAACATCGCAAAGCGTCAACATCCGACGATAGCAGCGAGGAAGATGCCGAACGCCGACGTGATCTCAAAGAGCGTGATGAATTTGCAAAACGGCTCAAACAACGCGACGAAGGACAAACGCGCAATGTGGCATCATCTTCCGGCAACAGAGGATACGCAGATGCTGCCAAACGGCTCAAGCTCGAAACAGAAGACCGGGAAAAGTTGCTACCCCAGCTGCGCGTCCAGTCTCGCCGACAGTATCTGGAGAAGCGTAAAGAGGACAAGGTAGCGGAGCTCGAAGCGGACATCCGTGATGATGAGTATTTGTTCCCGGATGCCGAAATTACCGAGCGTGAGCGACGGGACCGTGAGTACAAGAAAAATTTGCTCCAAATCGCGAAAGAGCACGAGAAAGCCCGTGAGCTCGAGCGCGTCCAGCGTTACCGAATGCCGAAGGATGTCAAGAAGGGTGAAACGGAGGAGTACGTGGAGGTGGACGAACGGGAACGGATGCCACACTCGGAACAGAAGAAATGGGAAGCGGAACAGCTTGCCTCGGCTGTGTACAAGTTTGGTTCGAAGGATGCAAAGGAACGGGCCGCTCAGCAGGAAGAGTACGAGCTGTTGCTCGACGAGCAGATCGATTTCATCCAGGCCCTGCAGATGGGTGGTACGAAGGAGAAGGATGGCAAGGCAGAGATAAGTGAGgccgagaagaaaaaaatgaccaTAGAGGAAACGCAAAAATCACTTCCCATCTACCCGTTCAAGGAGGATCTGATTGCAGCCATCAACGAACACCAGATACTGATCATTGAAGGTGAGACAGGTTCGGGCAAAACGACTCAAATTCCGCAATACCTTTATGAAGCGGGATTCACGAACGATGGTAAAAAGATCGGTTGTACCCAACCAAGGCGTGTGGCGGCCATGTCGGTGGCAGCCCGTGTAGCTGAGGAGATGAGCGTCAAGCTGGGGAATGAGGTTGGGTATAGCATTCGATTCGAGGACTGTACCACGGAACGGACGGTCATTAAGTACATGACGGACGGTACGCTTCATCGCGAGTTTCTTTCGGAACCGGATCTGGCCACGTACAGAGTTATGATCATCGATGAGGCTCATGAACGCACACTGCACACGGACATTCTGTTCGGTTTGGTGAAGGATATAGCCCGGTTTCGGAAGGATTTAAAATTACTCATATCCAGTGCGACATTGGATGCGGAAaagttttctgattttttcgATAAAGCTCCTATTTTTAGAATTCCTGGACGGAGATATCCG GTTGAtatattttacacaaaagCACCAGAAGCAGATTACATTGATGCTTGTGTGGTTTCCGTGTTGCAAATACACGCCACACAGCCGCTGGGAGATATTTTGGTCTTCCTAACAG GTCAGGAAGAAATTGAAGCCTGTCAGGAAATGTTGCAAGATCGTGTCAAGCGTTTAGGATCTAAACTTAAGGAATTAATCATCCTACCCATTTACGCCAATCTGCCCTCCGATATGCAGGCCAAGATTTTCGAACCAACCCCACCAAATGCTCGCAAAGTGATCCTGGCTACCAACATTGCCGAAACGTCACTCACGATCGATAATATCATCTACGTGATTGATCCTGGCTTTGCAAAGCAGAACAATTTTAACTCGCGCACAGGCATGGAAACACTGCTAGTGGTTCCGATTTCCAAAGCATCCGCCAACCAACGGGCTGGTCGGGCTGGACGAGTGGCACCAGGCAAATGCTTTCGGCTTTACACGGCCTGGGCTTACAATAACGAGCTGGAAGATAATACGGTGCCCGAAATTCAACGTATCAATCTAGGAAATGCTGTACTCATGCTGAAAACGCTGGGAATCCACGATCTGCTACATTTCGATTTTCTTGATCCTCCGCCACATCAAACTCTAATCCTTGCATTGGAGCAACTGTACGCGCTAGGTGCGTTAAATCACCACGGCGAACTCACGAAGCTCGGTCGACGAATGGCCGAATTTCCGGTTGATCCGATGATGGGAAAAATGTTACTCGCAAGTGAGAAATACAAATGCTCCGAAGAGATAGTGACGATCGCTGCGATGCTATCGGTAAATGGCGCGATATTTTACCGTCCAAAAGACAAAATCATTCACGCGGATACAGCGCGGAAAAACTTTAACCACCAGCACGGGGATCATCTGAGCTTGATGCAGGTGTACAACCAGTGGGTCGAATCGGACTACAGTACACAGTGGTGTTACGAGAATTTCATCCAATACCGTTCGATGAAGCGTGCCCGGGATGTACGAGAACAGCTGGTAGGATTGATGCAGCGTGTCGAGATTGAAATGGTATCGTCAGTCTCGGAAACGACCAACATTCGTAAAGCAATTACAGCCGGCTACTTCTATCACGTGGCACGCCTTTCCAAGGGTGGCAATTACAAAACGGTTAAGCACAACCAGGATGTAATGATTCATCCGAACTCGGCACTGTTCGAAGATTTACCACGATGGTTGCTCTACCACGAGCTGGTATTTACGACGAAAGAGTTTATGCGTTCGGTCATCGAAATTGAGAGCAAATGGTTGCTCGAGGTTGCACCTCACTACTACAAACCGAAGGAGTTGGAAGACTCCACCAACAAAAAGATGCCGAAAACGGTTGGTCGAGCAATGCCGACGGAGAAGTAG
- the LOC126564591 gene encoding aromatic-L-amino-acid decarboxylase isoform X1 produces MDSKLFNIPTVTEMQAPEFKDFAKEMVDYISNYLENIRDRRVLPTVQPGYLRPLIPDEAPQQPEKWEDVMADVERVIMPGVTHWHSPKFHAYFPTANSYPAIVADMLSGAIACIGFTWIASPACTELEVVMLDWLGKMLDLPQEFLACSGGQGGGVIQGTASEATLVALLGAKAKTMKRVKEEHPDWDDHTIVSKLVGYTSNQSHSSVERAGLLGGVKLRGLKADENLKLRGETLEKAIKEDLEAGLIPFYVVATLGTTNTCAFDRLDEIGPVANQYNVWVHVDAAYAGSAFICPEYRYLMKGIETADSFNFNPHKWMLVNFDCSAMWLKEPYWIVNAFNVDPLYLKHDMQGSAPDYRHWQIPLGRRFRALKLWFVLRLYGVDNLQAHIRRHCGFAKQFEALCVADDRFEIFGEVQMGLVCFKLKGSNELNEALLKRINGRGNIHLVPSKVNDVYFLRMAVCSRFTEPSDIDYSWKEVSAAADELLAEQKK; encoded by the exons ATGGATAGCAAACTATTCAACATTCCCACTGTT ACCGAAATGCAGGCGCCAGAGTTCAAGGACTTTGCGAAGGAGATGGTCGATTACATCTCCAACTATCTCGAGAACATCCGTGACAG aCGTGTTCTACCGACCGTTCAGCCAGGCTATCTACGTCCGCTTATCCCTGATGAAGCACCCCAGCAACCAGAAAAGTGGGAAGATGTGATGGCCGACGTTGAGCGGGTGATTATGCCCGGCGTCACGCACTGGCACAGTCCCAAATTCCATGCGTACTTCCCTACGGCCAACTCTTATCCAGCTATCGTGGCTGATATGCTGAGCGGTGCCATCGCTTGTATTGGATTTACCTGG ATTGCTAGTCCCGCTTGTACTGAGCTGGAGGTGGTAATGCTGGATTGGTTGGGCAAAATGTTGGACCTTCCGCAAGAGTTCCTTGCCTGCTCCGGTGGTCAAGGTGGTGGTGTTATTCAAGGCACGGCCAGCGAGGCTACTCTCGTGGCTCTCCTCGGTGCTAAAGCAAAGACGATGAAGCGCGTCAAGGAGGAACATCCCGATTGGGATGATCATACCATCGTGTCAAAGTTGGTTGGATATACATCCA ACCAATCTCACTCCTCGGTGGAACGTGCCGGTTTGCTCGGTGGCGTGAAGCTGCGCGGACTGAAAGCGGACGAAAACCTAAAGCTGCGCGGTGAAACGCTCGAGAAAGCCATCAAGGAAGATCTGGAAGCGGGACTGATTCCGTTCTACGTAGTGGCCACACTCGGCACAACCAATACCTGCGCCTTCGACCGTCTAGACGAGATCGGTCCGGTGGCCAATCAGTACAACGTCTGGGTGCACGTTGATGCGGCATACGCCGGATCAGCTTTCATCTGTCCGGAGTATCGCTACCTAATGAAGGGCATCGAGACTGCCGATTCGTTCAACTTCAACCCGCACAAATGGATGTTGGTGAACTTTGACTGTAGTGCCATGTGGCTGAAGGAACCGTACTGGATTGTGAACGCGTTCAACGTGGATCCGCTCTATCTGAAGCACGACATGCAGGGTTCTGCGCCCGACTATCGCCATTGGCAAATCCCGCTCGGACGTCGGTTCCGTGCGCTCAAGCTGTGGTTCGTGCTGCGACTGTACGGTGTGGACAATCTGCAGGCCCACATCCGGCGTCACTGCGGGTTCGCGAAACAGTTCGAAGCGCTGTGCGTTGCGGACGATCGGTTCGAGATCTTCGGCGAGGTTCAGATGGGTCTCGTGTGCTTCAAGCTGAAGGGCTCAAACGAGCTGAACGAGGCACTTCTGAAGCGCATCAACGGCCGCGGTAACATTCATCTGGTCCCCTCCAAGGTTAACGATGTGTACTTCCTGCGAATGGCGGTGTGCTCGCGCTTCACCGAACCATCCGACATCGACTACTCGTGGAAGGAGGTGTCGGCGGCCGCTGACGAGCTGCTGGCCGAACAGAAGAAGTAA
- the LOC126560598 gene encoding uncharacterized protein LOC126560598: MVTQHEAYVRYSWTFRFISLALPLIIHLRGGSALDYVHGKDISVALEPDVASTLFVISASLALNRILANLIPFYPNKAQLQLTSKVEYLLVCLIMILGNIVLCDLALRLIWIPIQYCLWWIHRKRILTCLLQALLFFVKDVVSFRPYYLKALAVSKSKRGYYFLRLATVIQILHLVLARLERNPPPPIKKAIARDSSIPSGDAPEGPQRTD, encoded by the exons ATGGTAACACAGCATGAAGCCTACGTACGCTACTCCTGGACCTTTCGCTTTATCTCTCTGGCGCTACCGCTAATCATACACCTGCGAGGTGGTAGTGCGCTCGATTATGTGCACGGTAAGGACATTTCCGTTGCTCTGGAACCCGATGTTGCTTCCACTCTATTCGTCATCAGCGCAAGCCTCGCATTAAACCGCATCCTAGCGAACCTTATTCCATTCTACCCGAACAAAGCGCAGCTTCAGCTAACGTCCAAGGTAGAATACTTGCTGGTTTGTCTAATCATG ATTCTGGGGAACATTGTGTTGTGTGATTTAGCATTACGTTTAATATGGATCCCAATACAGTACTGCTTATGGTGGATCCACCGGAAAAGAATTTTG ACGTGTTTACTTCAAGCATTGTTATTTTTCGTCAAAGATGTTGTTTCATTTCGTCCGTACTATTTGAAGGCGCTAGCAGTGAGCAAATCAAAAAGAGGATACTATTTCCTCCGACTGGCAACAGTTATTCAAATTCTACACTTAGTGTTGGCGCGACTCGAAAGAAATCCTCCACCGCCTATCAAAAAAGCTATTGCAAG GGATTCATCAATACCGTCGGGTGATGCACCAGAAGGACCGCAACGTACAGACTAA
- the LOC126564595 gene encoding zinc finger protein 596-like, translating into MSSLHAKIENICRLCLSGDDTLESIFGDSGSDELQTIIYDCTSIRIQPKLGLPSSICSACKSKIENFHEFRERCLHNDEYLRTTLQLVVPKQEQDNESEEEDDEEEDVDIKLEPEVLLDEQSDVDPKEDDEQEDDMIVDRNDNKIKRSSLGQPDGLDGQQGFNSHEPEPDEWDEAGSNDLDSVGNSSTESFNFPYLSPDPTYGSLLKCEFCSLEFSVLEQLKRHITSHKEERIFQCYYCPKTFHFAKNLNMHVEYIHSKAKYTPSQVAKMIARQQSLVHSSSSNNSTVSQSTNGGLSPLSPLLDTSDCLNNNTIPSSTGIMDAGAGLSLNINLNGNTNGSSGLGRNLKPIRLPAALGSSGAVEGRRGSSVQSIGTSSGHECHVCHKSYAESSALRQHMLVHTGEKPYKCDICSKSFYNASTLKTHQRIHSDHNPYRCGTCTKMFDNARSLELHHRTHTGEKPYACDVCLKKFSCSSNLKRHRKLHDRD; encoded by the exons ATGAGTTCATTACA tgcaaaaatagaaaacatttgCAGGCTCTGTTTGTCCGGCGATGACACTTTGGAGTCTATTTTTGGTGATAGTGGAAGCGATGAGCTTCAGACGATAATCTACGACTGTACATCGATTAGG ATACAACCAAAGCTGGGTCTTCCGTCATCGATTTGTAGTGCGTGCAAGTCGAAGATTGAAAACTTTCACGAGTTTCGTGAACGGTGCCTACACAACGATGAGTACCTCCGCACGACGTTACAGTTGGTTGTGCCAAAGCAAGAACAGGACAACGAGTccgaggaggaggacgacgaGGAAGAGGATGTGGATATTAAGCTGGAACCGGAGGTACTGTTGGACGAGCAGAGCGACGTAGATCCGAAGGAGGACGATGAGCAAGAGGACGACATGATCGTCGATAGGAACGATAACAAAATCAAACGCTCATCTCTGGGACAGCCGGACGGATTGGACGGTCAGCAAGGGTTCAATTCCCACGAACCAGAACCGGACGAATGGGATGAGGCCGGTTCAAACGACCTAGATTCCGTTGGCAACTCTTCGACGGAATCGTTCAACTTCCCCTACCTTTCTCCTGACCCAACGTACGGTTCGTTGCTAAAGTGTGAATTTTGTTCGCTGGAATTTTCCGTACTTGAACAGTTGAAGCGACACATCACGAGTCACAAGGAGGAACGGATATTTCAGTGCTACTACTGTCCGAAGACGTTCCATTTCGCGAAGAACCTTAACATGCACGTCGAGTACATCCATTCGAAGGCAAAGTACACACCGTCCCAGGTGGCTAAAATGATTGCCCGTCAACAGAGTCTAGTCCATAGCAGTAGCAGTAACAATAGTACCGTGAGCCAGAGTACGAACGGTGGGCTAAGCCCGCTATCACCCTTGCTGGACACTAGCGATTGTTTAAACAATAACACCATCCCAAGCAGCACTGGCATAATGGATGCCGGCGCTGGCTTAAGCCTTAACATTAACCTGAACGGAAATACAAACGGCTCGTCGGGCTTGGGACGAAATTTGAAACCGATCCGATTGCCTGCGGCCCTCGGATCGTCCGGAGCAGTGGAAGGAAGGCGCGGTTCTTCCGTACAGTCGATCGGGACGTCCAGCGGGCACGAGTGCCACGTGTGCCACAAGAGCTATGCCGAATCGTCCGCGCTGCGGCAACACATGCTCGTCCATACGGGCGAAAAGCCGTACAAATGTGATATCTGCTCGAAATCGTTCTACAACGCAAGCACGCTTAAAACGCACCAGCGAATCCACAGCGATCACAATCCGTACCGGTGCGGCACGTGCACGAAGATGTTCGACAATGCGCGCAGTCTCGAGCTGCACCATCGCACGCATACGGGCGAAAAGCCGTACGCGTGCGATGTGTGTTTGAAGAAGTTTTCCTGTTCCTCGAACTTGAAGCGCCACAGGAAGCTGCATGATCGCGACTAA
- the LOC126564695 gene encoding cysteine desulfurase, mitochondrial — MLSRWSRKAVDKYLTFQVLRSTAGRTRHYSTDKQFNIKDEVLDGRPLYLDAQATTSLDPRVLDAMMPYMTAYYGNPHSRTHAYGWESEQAVEKARSQVASLIGADPKEVVFTSGATESNNISVKGIARFYGVKKKHIITTQTEHKCVLDSCRALEGEGFHVTYLPVQTNGLISMEELERAITPETSLVSVMTVNNEIGVKQPVAEIGRLCKAKKVFFHTDAAQAIGKIPIDVNKMNIDLMSISGHKIYGPKGIGALYVRRKPRVRVEAIQSGGGQERGLRSGTVPTPLAVGLGAACEIASREMAYDHRWMEFLSKRLMDKIFAELPQVIRNGDPVHTYPGCINLSFAYVEGESLLMALKDVALSSGSACTSASLEPSYVLRAIGTEEDLAHSSIRFGIGRFTTIEEVDYTAEKCIKHVTRLREMSPLWEMVQEGVDIKSIKWSQH, encoded by the exons ATGTTGTCTCGCTGGTCGCGCAAAGCTGTTGATAAATACTTGACCTTCCAAGTACTACGCAGCACAGCAGGACGGACACGGCATTACAGCACCG ACAAACAGTTTAACATcaaagatgaagtactggacGGCCGGCCACTTTACTTGGATGCTCAAGCGACCACATCGTTG GACCCAAGAGTACTTGATGCCATGATGCCATACATGACCGCTTACTATGGAAATCCACACTCGCGAACGCACGCTTACGGTTGGGAATCAGAACAAGCTGTCGAGAAGGCCCGCTCCCAGGTAGCGTCCCTTATTGGTGCGGATCCAAAGGAGGTTGTGTTCACATCCGGTGCAACAGAATCGAACAACATCTCGGTGAAGGGCATTGCGCGTTTCTATGGCGTGAAGAAAAAGCACATCATCACGACGCAGACCGAGCACAAGTGCGTGCTGGATTCTTGCCGTGCGCTGGAGGGTGAAGGATTCCACGTGACGTACCTGCCGGTACAAACCAACGGACTAATCAGCATGGAAGAGCTGGAACGAGCAATCACTCCGGAAACATCACTCGTATCCGTAATGACGGTAAATAATGAGATCGGTGTGAAGCAACCGGTCGCCGAGATTGGACGCCTGTGCAAAGCGAAGAAAGTGTTCTTCCACACGGATGCCGCCCAAGCCATTGGAAAAATACCGATCGATGTGAACAAAATGAACATCGATCTGATGTCCATATCGGGGCACAAAATCTACGGTCCAAAGGGTATCGGAGCGTTGTACGTGCGCCGCAAGCCACGCGTTCGGGTGGAAGCGATACAGAGCGGTGGTGGACAGGAAAGAGGCCTGCGAAGTGGAACCGTACCAACGCCGTTGGCCGTCGGTTTGGGTGCCGCTTGTGAGATAGCAAGTCGTGAGATGGCGTACGATCACCGATGGATGGAGTTCCTGTCGAAGCGGTTGATGGATAAAATATTTGCCGAACTGCCGCAGGTTATCAGAAACGGTGATCCGGTGCATACGTATCCGGGTTGTATCAATCTTTCGTTTGCGTACGTTGAGGGTGAATCGTTACTGATGGCGCTGAAGGATGTGGCACTTTCCAGTGGATCGGCGTGCACGTCTGCTTCGCTGGAGCCGTCGTACGTGTTGCGGGCGATCGGTACGGAAGAAGATTTGGCGCACAGCTCGATCCGTTTCGGTATTGGACGTTTTACGACGATCGAGGAGGTGGATTATACGGCGGAGAAGTGCATCAAACACGTTACACGATTGCGCGAGATGTCTCCGCTGTGGGAGATGGTACAGGAAGGAGTGGATATTAAGAGCATCAAGTGGTCGCAGCATTAA
- the LOC126565091 gene encoding sorting nexin-21, with the protein MENRESIEDDLDSATEAFDQSTLSIKHQNKGIVQDIWQRPTRRPLPPAGDVVLCFEIPLARILPTVGPGDGSSSAGKKYVIYEVTVRKDGPGPDPYPTSVERRYTHFLKLYEGLRKDHPTLLQTVTFPKKVLMGNFTAELIGERSAAFECFLDHIVSVPLLRDSVHFLEFLQGDELRSACQLLDERRNELAVPLLENCFRLLNKIFLDKSKCVLLLLCRLVTACTTSPIPHPSAEQWAELALRRYEHVCDTELLVLYIPLLQTCLHLWWQRGRDRSLLETRLNEMGKQGITVKGGPTLAQAIHALDPRAETI; encoded by the exons ATGGAGAACAGAGAATCTATCGAGGACGATCTCGATAGTGCGACGGAAGCGTTCGACCAAAGTACGTTGAGCATAAAACACCAGAACAAGGGCATTGTGCAAG ATATATGGCAACGTCCCACAAGAAGACCCCTTCCACCGGCGGGTGATGTGGTGCTTTGTTTCGAGATACCACTTGCCCGCATCCTGCCCACGGTTGGACCTGGTGATGGTTCGTCCAGTGCCGGCAAGAAGTACGTGATATACGAGGTAACAGTTCGTAAGGATGGTCCCGGTCCGGACCCGTATCCGACCAGTGTCGAACGACGATACACCCATTTTCTAAAACTGTACGAAGGTTTGCGAAAAGATCATCCAACCTTGTTGCAAACGGTCACCTTTCCAAAGAAGGTGCTGATGGGCAACTTTACCGCCGAACTGATTGGTGAACGTAGTGCCGCGTTCGAGTGCTTTCTCGATCATATCGTATCCGTGCCTTTGCTGCGTGATTCGGTTCATTTTCTGGAGTTTCTGCAAGGGGATGAACTTCGTAGTGCGTGTCAATTACTGGACGAACGGCGCAATGAGCTGGCCGTACCGCTGTTGGAGAATTGTTTCCGTTTGCTGAACAAGATCTTTCTGGACAAGTCAAagtgtgtgctgttgctgttgtgccgCTTGGTGACGGCCTGTACCACTTCCCCGATACCTCATCCGTCCGCGGAACAGTGGGCCGAGCTGGCTTTACGCCGCTACGAGCATGTGTGCGATACGGAGCTGCTGGTGCTTTACATTCCACTGTTGCAAACGTGTTTGCATCTTTGGTGGCAACGAGGGCGGGATCGCAGTCTGCTCGAGACACGCTTAAACGAAATGGGCAAGCAGGGTATTACGGTGAAGGGTGGACCGACCCTTGCCCAGGCCATACATGCGTTGGATCCGCGGGCTGAAACAATTTGA